In Gossypium arboreum isolate Shixiya-1 chromosome 6, ASM2569848v2, whole genome shotgun sequence, the following are encoded in one genomic region:
- the LOC108485159 gene encoding uncharacterized protein LOC108485159 has product MCRRFKNGINEDIKTLVGILELKEFMVLVERACKAGEFVKEKKKVESKARDTIKRSQPTFVASVGNAKPFKADCQQCGRRHSGNYRVSERSCFRCGSLDHFIKDCPEMMEKERFQSPRPSGTASRGKPSRNAGNGFSSKNVTRDTTVRSEARALARAYAICACEDAASPDVITDPDRAVADDVESNAPVPVQGTMQQILDRL; this is encoded by the exons ATGTGTAGAAGATTTAAAAATGGAATCAATGAGGATATTAAGACATTAGTaggtattcttgagttgaaagaatttatgGTActtgttgaaagggcttgtaaagccggaGAATTTgttaaggaaaagaaaaaggtcgaGTCTAAGGCAAGAGATACAATAAAGAG ATCTCAGCCTACAtttgtggcaagtgtgggtaacgcTAAACCTTTCAAGGCTGATTGCCAGCAATGTGGTAGACGTCATTCTGGCAACTATAGGGTGAGTGAAAGatcttgttttagatgtggttctctagaccactttattaaggattgtCCCGAGATGATGGAAAAGGAAAGATTTCAGAGTCCAAGACCGAGTGGCACAGCTTCTAGGGGAAAACCCTCGAGAAATGCCGGGAACGGGTTTAGCAGTAAAAATGTGACACGAGATACAACAGTGAGGTCCGAAGCTAGGGCTctggctagagcctatgccatatgTGCATGCGAAGATGCAgcttctcctgatgtgatcactg ATcctgatagagctgtagctgacgatgttgaaagtaatgcgcctgttCCTGTGCAAGGGACGATGCAACAAATTCTAGACCGGctatga